tgtcgtgtaaatacataatttcaattagtgaattcaaattgaaaagatgattacaaactaaaattaatttacaaattgtactgTATACCTGCTTGAATAGCATCAATTTGctggagtgtgcccagaaggctggcagcattgccattttGTATGGCAATGCCaatgattctctgagccagatcaTTTCCAGCACTAAAAAGAATGttgctaaaataataattaaacccTGGTGTGTAAAGAATGTTGTTATTGActgtatttaattgtaatcaaTGCTCACCAACagtatacaaatatacattgcttttaaagatttttccCATATATTCAGCTATTACAGGTGCACAATGCATTTGCAaatgatttgtattttgttaaatacctatattaaattacatacatacatacaatcacgtctatatcccttgtggggtagacagagccaacagtcctgagcggactgataggccacgttcagctatttggctttaagatagaattgagattcgaatagtgacaagttgctagcctatcgcctaaaaaaaagaatctcaagtttgtaagcctatcccttagtcgccttttacgacatccatgggaaagagatggagtggtcctattcttttttgtattggtgccgggatttttattattgcttttttcAGTTAGGGAGAACAGtggtaaaataacatttaaacatGTTTATGAAATAGCCAAAATAAAATCCCAAGATCCGACACTGGAATGGAAACCACTAAAGGAAATCTGCACAATGTTATTGGCCACGGCTAGAACTTGTGGCATAGAAGTTGTCAAAGAATTAAATGCTGAGGTAAtggtttttcaaatatttttaagtgtttCCTATGTGTCAAACAAAGATAATGCTTTAGTGTGCTAAAACTGAATATGATTTTACTGAATACAAATAATGATAGATTTCCACTATTGACTGAAAATAATAGGTAACTTAATTCTTAGTTATTTAAAGTCAAATTTGTATATGTAGGTTTGATGTACCTTTTTGAACACTAAGTTGGTAATGAGCTTATGAAAGTTTATATTTGCTTAGAAGACATTACTAATATGAATTTCTCAACACCTCTTGTTGTCgatgtaatttatttcataaaaaaaatatttattagattttaaagCCAATCAAAGGAAAAGCTGGCtaaacaggaatagaaaaggtacctgtaaaagtaaaaaataaattatttttataggaaTATGCTGAATTCCtcgaagaaagaaagaagactGTTGAGGAACAAAAGAAACTGTTGCAGGAGAAACGAGAAGCGAAAATGTTGAGAACGGCTTAGTATGTTATGAGTAGATTAGTGTAATTTTAGTTGTGAATATACCCTATTTAgagtaaaacaatttttttttatcactgcCTTTTTTCACTGTGAAATCAGAGATTGGTGGTGATATGCATAAACTCATATTAACATTTCATTTTCTCGAGCATCCAATgtttctaattattttttctcctGTTACAACATCGTTATCTCCGTAATGATGGAGGGCTAGCTAATGACAGAAGAGTGAAGATATATTCCAACTGAACAAAATGTCATAACATAACTAAAACACTGACTGTCTCTAaggtatgcttaaatctttaaaactacccAACGTATTCTGTTCTGGGTTCTCAATCATTACACGTTACgcactttattttaatagttacTTAGGAGTGAGTGACTTAatgtttataagtaattaGGCATATGACttaacttattaatttaactgGGGCGGATCGCTAGTTCCAAATAAAACGcaatatttcacaaaatatgatattctttattatttccttattttccatataatgtgGAGTGCATTATTACTAAAGCTGCATTTAAAATGGCACAGTAGCTTCTCCCGAGTTACCATTTTCACCCAAGTGAAAACGCtgataagtaaaataattttcattcgaTCTTACTAacaacattacaaaaataattacaatgttGGCAGAGTCTTAAAAggctaaaataattttaacaactatatttatacactacatacaaacaaattgtATCTACCTACTAATGAGGGCAcacacaataattattattggttGAAAATATTGAGAAAAATCTATCCCTAATGAATGCACTAAGAATGATGCAGCATACATCAATGCATATGAAACGGGCAGGCATTGATCAGAATAGTAATAGAATTGCGCATTGGctacattacaaaattatcATGGATGTCCCTACTTTGGTACcctaaaaatatgatttcacaataaaaatatagcaaTTTCCTATACAgctattgaagaaaaaaaaaccttatcaGGTTAACTGTTCTTGTTATATGCCTTCAGCGGCATTTCTCTTACAACTAAATACAGCAGGATAAATTCGACTATTccaaattatgtttaatttaatgcaAATATGAATTAACTACATATCACATGAAACAGTCTTGAGAATATGCCTTAACAAGATAaaaccaataataaaatatttaacaatatagGTATTCATAGGaatagtaaaaattatatatcaagatttgtatgaaaaatatagaattaaaagttttaaagttaGATTTTGTATCGTCCATTATActttgtcttaaatttaatattatatttatttttattcatgaactgttattgatattattattataaggttTATTTTAACATGAAAACCTACACTTTTATTGAACAGATGGtagaagtaaataattaacattaatattatttaatcctAACTGTATAACTATAAGCGCATCTATAAGTTAATGTAAATTGTGCGCTTATAACAACCAATATTCACAAAAAGTAATGTTtatgataaaacattttaaaattcattgcTAGTTGTGTTCTCAGAACTCCGCTAGGGCAATTTGGTAGTAGAAATTATAATGAACATTGGAAAATTGATGGTAGATGGTAGATTCTACcataaattttgtacaatttatagTCCAATTCAACAACATTCTTAACTATATACATTTACCATAATAGCATTAAAGCCCAAATTTGtagtagtaataaaatatagcttCTATAGTAGTCGTGTACTGCACCTACATTGTGATTCAGGCTTTGTCatagtatatacctatatctaCAAAATATGAGTTTTGGTAACTTAATTACTAATGAACCCTTGTACTTTGAGAAATACTACCGTAATACAGATCCCAGGtcccaaaaaaaataacaaaaatatacctatactaaAGTCAAGcagaatattaataacaaaatatattcatattcatgaaaaataaatcaaatatatctTGCATTTCGAGGAAGTACTTTGggcttattaaaatattttgagcaATATGGACTTTATCATAAAAACTGGACACGCTCAAGATTGGTCAATTAACAGCagtgaatttattattacaaatagaGTCAAATTGTATGTTGCAGCAGTAAGAAATCAGAGGTATATATTCATCATAAGTATTCGATAATGATTTTAACccttataaaataagtaacatCTAGAAATAACATTACGAGGGCTTCATAGTTTCATTATAACCGGCTACTAGGTATTTACTACCTctttatataggtaattttatacaattgcCATTTTTAGTCtgataaagagttttatctgaCTAAAAATGGTAATTTAACTACGTATACTTCGACTACTAGTCGCACCACACATTAGATTGGTGATTACCAAACTATTTGAACATATAGTTTGTCAAATATTGCATTTCCAAATGCAGTTTAGCAGGAATATTCAAATTGATcgttagtaaaaatattttatttcacgtgCGAAAGACCAATAGATAGGTCACGTGATCCGTaaacatttacttacttatattcaGATGTTGTGTCATGAAAGTTGACATTAAAAAGGCATGAAAttcaacataaattattacgGTAGCCTTATTTTTGTCAAGCTATTTCATGGAATACTTTTTTCTCAGCACTCGTTTGTTCTGTTGGCAGCTCGTTTCAGGCGCGGTGAATGCGGCAAAACTTCCGGCAGCAGGGTCACTTTATCGATAGTGAAATCCGGTAGATCTGACGACTCTTCGTCTTTTTGTAATGGGATCCATACTGTTCCCGCCAGTTCAGCTTCTTTTCCACCCTGTAAATGAATCACAatgagtatttaaaaaaacccaGTAAGTCTTTACTAAGGCGGGTTAGAGTAAAAGAAAAGGGTgacataaatttttttcagaaactTCTCTACATGTAAAGTATCACTTACGTGAAGTGAATTAGAGCCAAAAATACCAATAGCTAGTGCATCCAATTATTAAGGTGGGTTGATGCTATTGGCATTAAggcaaggaaaataaaaaaaaggccAAATATtcacagtaaaaaaatatgaattaagttCTGCCTTTAGCTTTGAACCAAAAGCCTTTGAAACGCCATGACGACAGAGGTCTTATAAACCAATCATAAAAAGTCTTACTTATAAAAGATTACCTTTATATCAGTTTCCAGCTTGTCGCCCACCATGATGCAAGACCGGGGCTCCACGTTGAGCAGCTTACAGGCTTCCAGGAAGATCTCCTGGTCGGGCTTCTCCCACGGCAGGTCGCCAGACACCAACAGGCAGTCGAAGTACTTGCGCAAGCCCAGCCGGTCGATCTTCTGCCACTGGGCACGCGAGGGCCCGTTCGTGATCAGACCCAGAAGATAATCCTCCCTGTACCACATTCATCGACCAGCCTTTCGTTATTTCCTGGCCCATATTATGCTGTAACTCAGCACTTATAAACTCCGATGTGAATAATACTCCCGAACGATTTTTTTAACCcaattcattaatataatatacaaatcGTGCAAGAGCATTGAATGAGCTGAAACGATTATGTGATTGTGTTATTTGCGacacatataatttatattatggatataaattatacatgaaAAAGCTTACAACTAATATAGTGCTATGTTGAACTGAGATTCCATGAGTTATTCAAATAGATTGTGTTACTACAATTAGCTCTTCAACAAGGCACTATGGATCAAAGTCTTAGGCAAACATGAAGATATTTCACTCTACATCTTGTTGTAAATtcggaaaaatataattttttaattttggctattaaatatttcacctctataaattgaaaaacttgGTTGTCCGATGATTTAGAGAGGGTTTAAGAAGTATCTTCATGGTTGTTTCAAATTTTTGAGGTAGTGGTTTACCTTCGCCGTGGTGTCCctcataaatatacaaatacaatCAAACCTAAGTGATGCGCACGCGGCGCCCCGAATTTACTCACTCGTTGAGCAACAACTGTTGAAaaacaagtaatttattaacaacATGCGTTCAAAGTCAGCCCAATACAATCTCGAAAGCATGCAAACCGACTGGTATTATGTGTAATACGAATCGCTAGAGTAaggagttaaaaataaatattgtcattGACAGTGTCTTGTGTAAATCATGCCTTCATGACACTTTGGCGCTGACTTTATCATGATAAGTTCCAAAAATCAGTATTCACTGACATCATAGTATTATGTGGCATGCATCCAATGAGCGAAATGATCACAAGTTATAGATGGTCAATCTAAGAAACACTGCAGGTACATCTAAAATGAACACATTAATGAATGTTTGCTAGGGCATATAATGAAACAATTTTGATGACCACATAACACCATGCAAAAGTAAGGcagacaaaaataactttctaAGATTGTTCAGACAATTAAGACTCTAATTTGAGAATGTGCGTTCTTGACGAATCAACAATTACGCATTTGTAGTTACAATCTTAGAACAATATTTGACTCTGCTCTATCATAAAGCGATTTCTTTGTTAATAAACTCAATAAAAAACGTGACCTTAGGGAAGGttgtattgtataaataaaatttattacaagacaaagaaatttctttacaaaatcaatttatttatataaatgtaatttaatgaatataaaactattatatCATGAAGAAATATTACAGTTTGTTAACGCTGTTTGCGCATCGGTGTTAAATATTTCtgcataacataaaataatttacaactgGAATAAAACTTACCGGAGTGTTTCCAACAGATGTATCACATCATTTGTCAATGCCAAATACTGAAACCTTAATTTTAGCCATTCGGCTGATATATTttctgtaacaaataaaaaaaaaccttgtaATTTTTAAGACGCCGCGAcacatttttgtacaaaatatttttggaagaATGACTGACTACCTACAAATGTAACCCCCTTTCCATTTAGAAGGTTAAGCAGAAATTGGCAATCTTGTCTAGAGTTGAAAATTCCGAAAGaaacatattgtttttttcggtgaaagaaacgtttttttttttaccgttttgttggtttttaacattgaaatatatcagaataaaaccttggggaaaaaatggttttattgaaattttcgtcgtttgtttcaataaattataaaaaacgattggaaaactatatatatattctatgtataattaccaatttttaaaacaatgatgcatattgtaagataatcaatacttttcctatcgtatttttccgtttctttcatatttttccgttttattaataaaaaatatgaaatatttcattcttatctttcttgaaactttcgtaaaaaacttgtataaatacgagggaatttgaaaaaaaaaccggaaAATTTCCCGCTTTTTTCAACCCTAATCTTGTCTAATCTTCAACATTACACTGCCTATTCTCTTTCTGGGAAGTACCCGGACCGCCGCCTGCATAAGGGACCTATTTAGTAGTGGAAGCTCGAGTAAGTGGGACAACAGCAGTCTGACCTACACGATCCTGTTTACTGTGACGATCTTGTTTATTTACGCGCAGTTATACCTAAAATGACTCATATCTTTTACTTATTTCAAGGTAGCTGAAAGGTGTATTGTTAGAAATGTTTAGACACCTAGGCAATGATACTTAATGACCACTATTGACCTATAAACCTTTTCGAGTGATAACTTTAATGTTATCATTTCTGCGTAGAACAGATGGCGCACGTGAGCAGACTCGTGCGTCTTTATAAATCCTACGAGATTTTCCACCCACAGCGATGAGGCAACTGTTTACGCAAACTATGATAGAAATATAAACGAAAGCAAGTGTTTTATAATGGTATGGTatcatattctttatttatcatGGAGTTTCGACAATATAACACACGTAGGTGAAATGActaagtatgtttttatttctgctGATTTGTGACAATGCATTTAACCATATCTTGGGCAAACCGCCAAAATTTTGTGTATGTTGACAAGAGTAAAGTTTTGTTAGTagtgaaataataacatttacacTTTGCATGTACTTATTACAAATGGTGCGGTCTTTAAACATTGTTCTAATTCCATTCACATTTCACGCTTCAcgttataaatacctactagtAGTTATATCTACGTAACATAAAGTGACACCACCGCCACCCAAATTTTTCCTCGACGTCATATTGCCTGTCATTATTagcttttttctttatctttgcaaaaaaatggtttgtttcatgtcgagacttgtgtaacgagatactcaCCCAACAATACCATATTTcatatatacctatagataaatttgccaatcagaaaaagttattttctcatcatgcccggGGCAGGATTCAAACCCGTCCCGGGTGTCTCCGGGTGTGTgcgtgtcacagacaagcgtactacgcGCCACAGTGATAGAAGCTGATGATGACCCACACATACGAAATTAAGTAAAAGATGACCCACcctattaaataagtatttttaaacacagaTAGCCTATCAGAACCGTAAAGATATGTGACGTGCGTGAGTAATTACCAGGTCTTATCAGCTTTTggtcatatttttaagttcatGGCTTTATCCGCGGTGGAACCAATGATATAGGTAACCATTGATATTGACAATTTGCCTTTCGATGTAGATGTAACCTATGACCACGATTAAAAGTGACAAAATCAGGTACTCAAATCTCAACAATACAGAATCTGATACCTTGTTACATACCTACCAAGGAAATTCATTAAGTTGCAATTGTCAAGATGTTTCAATACTTACTAGCGATATGTTTGTAGTTTTTCGGCAAACAATTGCGCCACAAGTGCGCAGGCCACTCATCCAATGCGTAGGAGTCGTCATCAGGACGGGCGCGGAATGCCCGTAGGAAGTTTGAGGCGCTCTCAACAGCCAAGTTTTGTGGGAGACCATATTCTTGCTGCAAGATCTCCACAAGCTGAGGACGATCATGGGTTATATTCATTAGAGGAATTTTTTGTAACGTGGATCGTTAGTACCAACTTGAATAGGGGTGGAGTAATACAGAGCTAAAGAGATTTGTAGGGAGTCAAGAGGAGGATACAAACACGAGAGCAGCTGCCAAACCTTTCCATAACTCAGCTTTATAACTAGAAGGTTGGTAGAACCACAGGCTGGTGGATAGTCCAATTTATTGATTgagaattatataatataaataaattggactaataatattactttataGTAATGgtagtaagaaataaaatgagaAATTATCACTATTTGACACACTACTTTTTTTGCagaacattacaaaaaattggATCAGATTTCAAAGTTGTGCTTTTTTATGCGATTTATGTTTTCCGCAGCTCCATATTTAGAAGATTCCATTTAAATAAGTTTGccttacctatatattattatttctcgAAAAAAATCCTAATTAAGTTGATTTAGGAAGATATAATCTAGATATACTATTGATTAAGCTTTACAAATAAGAGCTATTTAGGTCGTACTGCTAGTATATAGTGTACTATACTATAAGGTAATGCGACTGTAATCTCTAAAATGCCCTCatggtaggtatatttacCAAGAGGATAAGATGTATATTTAGGATGGGTTTAGTTCAGGCATCAGCCTCTCACAATcttgctatttttttatttggtacaaaCGATTACAGAGATATCTTGATTTGGAGAACGATTGACCTCTATCTGACCGATGGGAAGCACCCTCTTCACTCCTGCTCTGAAAATGCCTAAGtcctacttattatttaactacaaataaattgaagaTAGTAGACAGGATTTTACatctttgtttctttttcgACATAGTTATAAACAGATGTAGTTCTGTATCAGAAAGTCTGCGGCATTTCGAGCACCGGTTTGAAACAGTCCCAAATAGCGGTGGTCATACTCTTCCCTGACATTATATCAAAGGAAGTGTCTGTGATACAGGAATAGCGCCGGGTCAACGTTCTCCTACGCGCCGTTCACTCACCTGCTCCCTTGGCAAAGCTCTGCCGAAAACTGATACTGAGTAAACATCATCATTTGTAAAGAGGTCAGATTTAATGGGaatattctttaattaaaGCGTTTTACAGTGGCTTTTTAGTTTGATGTACAGTGGGTCATAACATAACACATACCACTTTAGTTATGCATTTGTGATACGTAAGGGGTATAGTTTACTATGTGGCTCACTGTACTTTCTAGGATTGGACCGTTTACacttacaataattttatttactattagTAATGTATGGCCCCTTGACCtacttttatgaaaaatgaGTAGTAAAAATACCTAGTTGGTTGAGTATTTACTTTCTATGCATATTcatcaaatataaattaagataACAAATAATTGCCGAAGACTTTTGAATTTCAGACACGTTTTCGataacaaaaaagataaaGGTACGTGGTAAGTTTAACTTTTATTCTAATTAAGAACTTACATAAGAATTTAGGTAAAAAGactttatataagtacttaattggtataaaaatttaatgttatggAAAAAGTccaaattttaatgatttgtGTGATGATTTCAGTCAACTTGTTATTAAGAATTTCATACTTTACCTACTTATTGAGTGAATGTTTGACTGACAGgccataaattattattgtaagtataaatattggATACAGAAGGTATGCCAAAATTCTCAAGGGAAcagaaaataaactataattttCGTTTTACGCAGATGGAGTTATGGGCATAACTTAGTTTGTGATAGGTGAGAGAAATAACTCCccctcttttccatggatgtcgtaaaaggcgactaaggaaggGCTTCAAaccttgggatttttctttggctatgggctaacaacctgtcactatttgaatctgaattccatcattttagctgaacatggccttttcGGCCTTTCtgtgtggctctgtctaccctgtaagggataaagatatgattatatgtatatttgtaatgacTATTTTGTAAGCAAGTCATGTGTGAGTTTCATGGTGTCAAaaaattggtttatttttgatgGCATGTTCAATGAATACTTGTGCGATAATAAAAACAGCAATagtaaattcaaaacttaagattgctttattcagtaaaatttattttttattagttaaaacAGTGTAGTAGTATTTGGCAATTATGTTTAATTGTTTACAGAAATGTAGTGTAAAAGAGGGGTAAGTGTTACTTCTGAAGAagaaaagaaagtttacaagttttcaaattaagtacacattttaatacaaaaatgaaaaacaagaCACTAGTAGTAAGGTACAGAGTTTAACAGTAATTTGGAGTTAATCTCCGAACAACTTCTTTCCTAATTCCATCAACCGGTGGTTCCTGCACATCTTCAGGGCTCCACCCTTCTTTAAAACTGGTATGACAGCCTCATTAGAGTCCACTAATCTACAGAGGAAGTCCTCAAAGGCAGACTTCACGTTTGGAGGTAGAGTTCCAACTTTAACTTTGGTGAGCATCTCGGCTATTCCTTGCGCCCAACCACTTTCTATTGCAAACTCTGATATCCATGGCACTATGGTCAAAACTCCACTCATGGTCTGCATACCAAGGAACCATAAATCAGCTATCTCATTCCAATGCTCTTTATAAGTCATAGAAACTACTAAAGCTGTTGGATCATTTGATTCATCTACATTATAAGCATCCCAAAGAAATCTAATTGTGGACTGGATATACCTGCATattgaaaaatcatttttcttCACTTTACTTGCTTGTTGTTTCAGAAGAAGTAACCCAAGGACAGCCAAGTGACCATGTAGTACAAGGTTATCAGGAATATCTTTTAGTTCTGGCAAGTTATTGAATATGAATTTCAACAAAGtattgaataataaactgttttcaaCAACTTTAGGAGCCAGGACtgttaaattcataaaaatgttacaaagGCTGACCAAGGCTGCCCTTGAATCTTTCATGTCTTCTAAAACTTGAGGATCTAACTCGGGTTCTGGTTGAGTTTTGACTTTTAGTCTTTCAGACTTTGGCACGGGaggttttttataatgtacaATTGACCAGTGGAAATTCATAGCTTCATAAAGTATGTCTTCCTGTTTTAAGTTTAGAACTATATCTCTAGCTTTATCTTCAACAACTAAGTGGCATAAGGCAGGTAACATTAGTCTTAGTAAGTCAATTTGACCCATCAATGTGGTTTCCATTTCCATGGGTTCCCCATCAGATTTATTCTTTTCAGCTAATTTCCTTGCCCGGTGTGCATGGAAGGAATCATTTGCAAGAGAAAACACAAACGGTAGAAGGGCATAAATCTGTTCCCTCATTGCTGTTGTTTCTTGTGCAATCCATGCCACTAATACTCTGACCattgcacaaacaaacaccTTTTCAGCATCAGGTAACTTATCTTTGTTCTTATCATTTGCTACTTTTGTCAAAATTGATACAACAGCATTGAATGCACCCTTGAGACTTGTATACACAGATTGCTTCTCTTTCTGTTCAAGATCAAGTTGATCAGTAGCCAtgtaatttattgataattcCAAAACAATAAAGCAAGCAGTAACTAGGTCTGCATTAGCAAAAGCTTGCTTGAAGCTCCTGTCTTCAAGTTGCATTCTAACTTCAATGGCACATAGTTGAAGGAGTAAAAGGAAAAATTTCTTGGGATTTTCTTCATCATTCAAAGTCCACTCAATGCCAAGTAAATCAACAATATTGGCAGCGAGCTTAAGTGCTGGATCTCTTTGGTTTTTGCCAATTTTACTGGTAAGTATATCATGGAGGGCTTTGTAAATACTCTGTGGCCATGTCTCCTCTGATGAACTGGGCACAACAGTAGCCTTGTTACAGCTGTATAATAGTGCACTTAAAATGGTTGCTAATTCAAATTTCCTTTCAGACTGATCAGTAGCAAAGTCCAAAGCAATTTTATTCACCAATGCATGAAAAGGTTTTGGATCATTACCCCAAGCAGCAGGTCCATATCTGCTAACAAGCTTCACAAGAATATTAAGTGCTTCATCTGTTTGAAAACTTTGGTGTGAATATATTTCGGACATCTTTGTTATGGCACCTACTTCGATAAGTGCTTTTTGTCCTGCTTCATGTTCAGCAATGCACTGCAAGCAAGTATAAGCTTCACTGATGATAATAAGGTTGTCATCATAATCATCATTATCTGATGTTTGTACTATGTCAAGGAACACTGGGATGTTGACAAGCATTTCAGGGTGCCTGGCCAGCTCGGGGTCATTGCagaagtttgtaagtatggaTAGTGCCACTGATTTGTACACAGATGGTGGGCAATCATCTTCAATGCTTGTATTGGTTAACAACTTCTTTAGAAATTTGAATCCAATGGCTTCAAACAGAGCCTTCTTAGCTTGCGTGTTACAGTCCTTGCTCTTCACGAGTTTTGTCACCATGAACAGTGCTGCGAACTTTTCCGTGTCGCTTTTGGCGGCCTTCAATATGAGGATGCATTTCTTAATTGGCTCCGATATATCACCCATTGTCACAACACTTTATGCGATCACAAAGCGCAGTAGTTCGCGCTCCACTGAATGCTCGAGCCCGCAGTCGAATCGCACGACGGCAGCACGTTCTACATCACGGTTATATTTAGCACGAGTTCTCTTCCAAAATATCTAAATCTGGACGTCGAGCTCGCCTTCACCA
The sequence above is drawn from the Amyelois transitella isolate CPQ chromosome 18, ilAmyTran1.1, whole genome shotgun sequence genome and encodes:
- the LOC106136173 gene encoding neurochondrin homolog, whose amino-acid sequence is MGDISEPIKKCILILKAAKSDTEKFAALFMVTKLVKSKDCNTQAKKALFEAIGFKFLKKLLTNTSIEDDCPPSVYKSVALSILTNFCNDPELARHPEMLVNIPVFLDIVQTSDNDDYDDNLIIISEAYTCLQCIAEHEAGQKALIEVGAITKMSEIYSHQSFQTDEALNILVKLVSRYGPAAWGNDPKPFHALVNKIALDFATDQSERKFELATILSALLYSCNKATVVPSSSEETWPQSIYKALHDILTSKIGKNQRDPALKLAANIVDLLGIEWTLNDEENPKKFFLLLLQLCAIEVRMQLEDRSFKQAFANADLVTACFIVLELSINYMATDQLDLEQKEKQSVYTSLKGAFNAVVSILTKVANDKNKDKLPDAEKVFVCAMVRVLVAWIAQETTAMREQIYALLPFVFSLANDSFHAHRARKLAEKNKSDGEPMEMETTLMGQIDLLRLMLPALCHLVVEDKARDIVLNLKQEDILYEAMNFHWSIVHYKKPPVPKSERLKVKTQPEPELDPQVLEDMKDSRAALVSLCNIFMNLTVLAPKVVENSLLFNTLLKFIFNNLPELKDIPDNLVLHGHLAVLGLLLLKQQASKVKKNDFSICRYIQSTIRFLWDAYNVDESNDPTALVVSMTYKEHWNEIADLWFLGMQTMSGVLTIVPWISEFAIESGWAQGIAEMLTKVKVGTLPPNVKSAFEDFLCRLVDSNEAVIPVLKKGGALKMCRNHRLMELGKKLFGD
- the LOC106136137 gene encoding N-acylneuraminate-9-phosphatase, producing MACVYDENNDVSAILFDLDNTLIQTRKGDSKACNKLVEILQQEYGLPQNLAVESASNFLRAFRARPDDDSYALDEWPAHLWRNCLPKNYKHIAKNISAEWLKLRFQYLALTNDVIHLLETLREDYLLGLITNGPSRAQWQKIDRLGLRKYFDCLLVSGDLPWEKPDQEIFLEACKLLNVEPRSCIMVGDKLETDIKGGKEAELAGTVWIPLQKDEESSDLPDFTIDKVTLLPEVLPHSPRLKRAANRTNEC